Proteins from a genomic interval of Equus quagga isolate Etosha38 chromosome 11, UCLA_HA_Equagga_1.0, whole genome shotgun sequence:
- the CD300LD gene encoding CMRF35-like molecule 5 isoform X2 — MGPKVMRGPERGSLTVRCRYGPGWKTHRKWWCRGADWTSCKILVITTGSEQEVERDRVSIRDDQRNLTFTVTMEELRRDDADTYWCGIERTGTDLAFQVKVTIDPAPTTASTTTAMSTAPVTPEETRVSPTVTSHHSESRSLLSSVHFLLLLFLEVPLLLTMLSAVLWVNRPQRSSWGTQSQLGHENQ, encoded by the exons ATGGGTCCAAAAGTAATGAGAGGCCCAGAGCGGGGCTCGTTGACCGTGCGGTGTCGCTACGGCCCAGGATGGAAGACCCACAGGAAGTGGTGGTGTCGAGGAGCTGATTGGACTAGCTGCAAGATCCTTGTTATAACCACTGGATCAGAGCAGGAGGTGGAGCGGGACCGTGTGTCCATCAGGGACGATCAGAGAAACCTCACGTTCACCGTGACCATGGAGGAGCTCAGGCGAGACGATGCAGACACTTACTGGTGTGGGATTGAGAGAACTGGAACTGACCTGGCATTCCAAGTTAAAGTGACCATTGACCCAG CGCCAACTACAGCGTCGACCACCACCGCCATGTCCACAGCACCAGTCACCCCAGAAGAGACCCGAGTCTCCCCAACTGTGACCAGCCACCACTCCGAGAGCAG GTCCCTGCTCAGCAGCGTCCActtcctgctgctgctcttcCTGGAGGTGCCCCTGCTCCTGACCATGCTCAGTGCTGTCCTCTGGGTGAACAGACCTCAGAGAAGCTCCTGGGGGACGCAGAGTCAGCTGGGTCATGAGAACCAGTAA
- the LOC124247923 gene encoding protein CD300H-like yields the protein MWLPSALLLLCVPGSVSLSGPSIVTGTVGESLSVQCRYKEEYKTFKKYWCRQPCLPLWHEMVETTVSEVEVRSGRASIVDHTGDLTFTVTLENLTAEDSGKYRCGIATILQEEGLQGFLPDPFFQVQVLVSSASSNKSSTWTPGHSSQHQGFLLLIFLKVPLFLLMLSAVLWVNRPQRAICGETEPA from the exons ATGTGGCTGCCATcagctctcctgcttctctgtgtCCCAG GCTCTGTGTCTCTGAGTGGCCCCAGCATCGTGACAGGCACTGTGGGGGAATCCCTGAGTGTGCAGTGTCGGTATAAGGAGGAAtacaagacatttaaaaaatactggtgCAGACAACCGTGCTTGCCACTTTGGCATGAGATGGTGGAGACCACAGTGTCTGAGGTAGAGGTGAGGAGCGGCCGAGCGTCCATCGTAGACCACACTGGGGACCTCACCTTCACAGTGACCTTGGAGAACCTCACTGCAGAGGACTCAGGGAAGTACAGGTGTGGGATCGCAACGATactgcaggaggaggggctgcaAGGCTTCCTGCCTGATCCCTTTTTCCAGGTTCAGGTGTTGGTTTCCTCAG CCTCCAGCAACAAGAGCTCTACGTGGACACCTGGACATTCCAGCCAACACCAAGG GTTCCTGCTCCTCATATTCCTGAAGGTGCCCCTGTTCCTGCTGATGCTCAGTGCCGTCCTCTGGGTGAACAGGCCTCAGAGGGCAATTTGTGGAGAAACAGAGCCAGCCTGA
- the CD300LD gene encoding CMRF35-like molecule 5 isoform X1 translates to MGDRTVWLAPVLLLLFLPGSFAIMGPKVMRGPERGSLTVRCRYGPGWKTHRKWWCRGADWTSCKILVITTGSEQEVERDRVSIRDDQRNLTFTVTMEELRRDDADTYWCGIERTGTDLAFQVKVTIDPAPTTASTTTAMSTAPVTPEETRVSPTVTSHHSESRSLLSSVHFLLLLFLEVPLLLTMLSAVLWVNRPQRSSWGTQSQLGHENQ, encoded by the exons ATGGGAGACAGGACCGTGTGGCTGGCTCCTGttctgctccttctcttcctcccgg GCTCATTTGCCATCATGGGTCCAAAAGTAATGAGAGGCCCAGAGCGGGGCTCGTTGACCGTGCGGTGTCGCTACGGCCCAGGATGGAAGACCCACAGGAAGTGGTGGTGTCGAGGAGCTGATTGGACTAGCTGCAAGATCCTTGTTATAACCACTGGATCAGAGCAGGAGGTGGAGCGGGACCGTGTGTCCATCAGGGACGATCAGAGAAACCTCACGTTCACCGTGACCATGGAGGAGCTCAGGCGAGACGATGCAGACACTTACTGGTGTGGGATTGAGAGAACTGGAACTGACCTGGCATTCCAAGTTAAAGTGACCATTGACCCAG CGCCAACTACAGCGTCGACCACCACCGCCATGTCCACAGCACCAGTCACCCCAGAAGAGACCCGAGTCTCCCCAACTGTGACCAGCCACCACTCCGAGAGCAG GTCCCTGCTCAGCAGCGTCCActtcctgctgctgctcttcCTGGAGGTGCCCCTGCTCCTGACCATGCTCAGTGCTGTCCTCTGGGTGAACAGACCTCAGAGAAGCTCCTGGGGGACGCAGAGTCAGCTGGGTCATGAGAACCAGTAA